The following are encoded together in the Planctobacterium marinum genome:
- a CDS encoding sugar kinase: MKTIYFMGECMIELKPIEQALMQQSFAGDVYNSAVYLKRSFPHINSSMVTAVGVDAMSDKMLQVFAQESLDIQFVFRHPEKVPGLYLIATDESGERSFTYWRNDSAARKIQHFLVPETVRQLASGDMFFLSGISLAVIEESARGAFWRTLEGLKRAGVRIVFDPNYRARLWRDKEQTRKQYDSAFRLADVVLPGLEDLSELYGFDSTAQVLRFCQDYDIAEIIIKNGPESVVSWCDGRHGEHQVTPVEQVIDTTSAGDAFNGVYLGARLSGITLDSAVQLAAVAAGTVIQHPGAIAPKNAFINAMQEAGLIPA; the protein is encoded by the coding sequence ATGAAAACCATCTATTTTATGGGGGAGTGCATGATTGAGCTCAAGCCCATTGAACAGGCGCTGATGCAACAATCCTTTGCTGGTGATGTGTATAATTCTGCGGTGTATCTGAAGCGCAGTTTTCCACACATCAACAGTTCTATGGTCACCGCCGTAGGCGTTGATGCCATGAGTGATAAGATGCTACAGGTCTTTGCCCAAGAATCGTTGGACATTCAGTTTGTTTTTCGTCATCCGGAAAAGGTCCCCGGTTTATATCTCATTGCGACCGATGAGTCTGGTGAGCGCAGTTTTACTTATTGGCGCAATGATTCAGCGGCCCGCAAAATTCAGCACTTTTTAGTACCCGAGACGGTGCGACAGCTTGCCAGTGGTGACATGTTTTTTCTCTCAGGAATTTCGCTGGCGGTTATTGAAGAGTCGGCGCGTGGCGCCTTTTGGCGAACCCTTGAAGGGCTGAAACGCGCCGGAGTCAGAATTGTTTTTGATCCCAATTATCGCGCCAGACTGTGGCGTGACAAAGAGCAAACCAGAAAACAATACGACAGTGCCTTTCGCCTTGCGGATGTTGTTTTGCCTGGGCTAGAAGATCTCAGCGAGCTATATGGCTTTGATTCTACCGCTCAGGTGCTGCGCTTCTGTCAAGACTACGACATTGCGGAGATCATCATTAAAAACGGTCCAGAATCTGTGGTGTCCTGGTGTGATGGTCGCCATGGCGAGCATCAAGTCACACCTGTTGAGCAGGTCATCGATACCACATCGGCCGGCGATGCATTTAATGGTGTGTATCTGGGGGCACGGCTTTCGGGTATTACCCTGGATTCTGCAGTGCAACTGGCTGCGGTTGCCGCTGGCACCGTGATCCAGCATCCGGGCGCGATTGCGCCAAAAAACGCCTTTATTAATGCTATGCAGGAGGCCGGACTGATACCTGCTTAA
- the eda gene encoding bifunctional 4-hydroxy-2-oxoglutarate aldolase/2-dehydro-3-deoxy-phosphogluconate aldolase → MTCFSELMSGQSLLPIIQANTPEEGVNIAHAMSNAGLNLVEVVLRTEASLEAIVAIKQALPSLNVGAGTVTDTGLLKSALEVGSDFIVTPAVSEKLLAALASCTVPVLPGVSNNGDIMLAKEAGFDELKLFPAELSGGVPFLSAVAAVFPQLRFCPTGGVKPANRRDYLALSNVFAVGGTWVATPAWVQQQDWSAITTACQEALN, encoded by the coding sequence ATGACCTGTTTTTCGGAACTGATGTCAGGGCAATCGCTGTTGCCAATTATTCAGGCCAATACGCCAGAGGAAGGAGTCAATATAGCGCATGCAATGAGCAATGCCGGGCTTAATTTAGTGGAAGTGGTGTTGCGTACAGAAGCCTCACTAGAAGCGATTGTAGCGATTAAGCAGGCGCTACCTTCTCTCAATGTCGGCGCAGGTACGGTAACAGATACGGGATTGTTAAAGTCCGCCCTGGAGGTGGGGTCTGATTTTATCGTAACGCCCGCAGTGTCCGAAAAGTTATTGGCAGCATTAGCCAGCTGCACGGTGCCGGTTTTACCTGGGGTGTCTAATAACGGTGACATTATGTTGGCCAAAGAAGCCGGTTTTGACGAATTAAAGCTCTTCCCGGCCGAACTGTCCGGCGGTGTGCCTTTTCTGTCAGCGGTGGCGGCGGTATTCCCACAATTGCGATTTTGTCCCACCGGCGGTGTAAAGCCCGCTAATCGACGAGACTACCTTGCGCTGAGCAACGTATTTGCTGTGGGGGGAACCTGGGTAGCAACTCCGGCATGGGTGCAACAACAAGACTGGTCTGCAATTACTACTGCGTGCCAAGAGGCCCTTAACTAA
- the fbaA gene encoding class II fructose-bisphosphate aldolase, producing the protein MNLSQIKPGVVVAQQVTELYQDARTKQYAIPAVNVISTQSINATLEAAQAANSPVIIQLSNGGAQYFVGKGLTLPGQGTAVLGAVAAAKYVHEVAASYNVPVMLHTDHAAKKLLPWVDGLLDEGERFFAQTGKPLFSSHMLDLSEESLQENIDICAHYLKRMSQMGMTLEIELGCTGGEEDGVDNSHLDNSALYTQPEEVAYAYERLSAISPHFIIAASFGNVHGVYKPGNVQLTPSILRDSQTFVSEKFQLPSNSLNFVFHGGSGSEPEKIAEAIGYGVVKMNIDTDTQWATWQGVLQYYQRHEAWLQGQIGNPNGADKPNKKFYDPRAWLRQGECAMVARLQQCFSDLNCQNRYVSCAD; encoded by the coding sequence ATGAATCTGAGTCAAATTAAACCCGGCGTTGTTGTTGCTCAGCAGGTGACAGAGCTCTATCAAGACGCCCGAACAAAACAGTATGCGATACCCGCGGTTAATGTCATTAGCACCCAATCAATAAACGCGACGCTGGAAGCTGCCCAGGCAGCCAACTCCCCGGTGATCATTCAGCTGTCCAATGGTGGTGCACAATATTTTGTGGGCAAAGGACTGACATTACCGGGGCAGGGCACCGCTGTTCTGGGCGCGGTGGCAGCGGCCAAATATGTGCATGAAGTCGCCGCCAGCTACAATGTGCCGGTGATGCTGCACACGGATCATGCCGCGAAGAAACTGTTGCCTTGGGTAGATGGATTGCTGGATGAGGGTGAACGCTTTTTTGCACAGACCGGTAAGCCACTGTTTAGCAGTCACATGTTAGATTTGTCAGAAGAATCGTTGCAAGAAAACATCGATATCTGTGCCCACTACCTCAAAAGAATGAGTCAAATGGGCATGACCCTGGAAATTGAACTGGGCTGCACTGGGGGCGAAGAAGATGGGGTGGATAACAGCCATCTCGATAATTCCGCTCTGTATACGCAACCTGAGGAAGTGGCCTATGCTTATGAGCGCCTGAGTGCTATTAGCCCACATTTTATTATTGCCGCTTCATTTGGCAATGTGCACGGTGTTTACAAGCCCGGCAATGTGCAACTTACCCCCTCTATTTTGCGCGACTCGCAAACGTTTGTATCTGAGAAGTTCCAGTTGCCATCCAACAGCCTCAACTTTGTCTTTCACGGTGGCAGTGGCTCTGAACCTGAAAAAATTGCTGAAGCTATTGGCTACGGTGTGGTGAAGATGAACATCGACACCGATACACAATGGGCTACCTGGCAAGGTGTGTTGCAGTATTATCAGCGACACGAAGCCTGGCTGCAGGGACAAATCGGCAATCCTAATGGGGCAGATAAACCCAACAAGAAGTTTTACGACCCCAGGGCCTGGTTGCGCCAGGGTGAATGCGCAATGGTAGCGCGTTTGCAGCAGTGCTTCAGTGATCTAAACTGCCAAAACAGGTATGTATCATGCGCAGACTAA
- a CDS encoding class 1 fructose-bisphosphatase, with translation MRRLIPVLKQDGVDSELIMLIRTILAATKEIAFRVSQGELAGILGSTLNENIQGEVQKKLDIVANQLLKEILLDDESVRAIASEEETHVVGGHPQGAYIVAFDPLDGSSNIDVNGQIGTIFTVYPARDDVPHDDERQFAQPGKQQVCAGYVLYGPSSMLVMSTGGPTRCYTLDNTHGGFLLTQEQLQVPDDSREFAVNMANYRYWGYRTQRYFDQLLFASEAYKNSSIRWNAAMVGDMHRILSRGGLFLYPEDERNGNQNGKIRLLYEANPLAFLLHHAGGKATAQGCDILAMHPQTLHQRVPVAAGSAKQVNDFNNLVPVESAPC, from the coding sequence ATGCGCAGACTAATACCCGTATTGAAACAAGATGGGGTCGATAGCGAATTGATCATGCTCATCCGCACCATTTTAGCCGCCACCAAAGAGATTGCATTTCGTGTCAGTCAGGGGGAACTGGCGGGTATTTTAGGCTCGACGCTGAACGAAAACATTCAGGGTGAAGTGCAGAAAAAGCTGGATATTGTAGCTAATCAATTGCTTAAAGAAATTTTGTTGGATGATGAATCGGTAAGAGCTATCGCTTCTGAGGAAGAAACTCATGTGGTAGGCGGGCACCCGCAAGGTGCTTACATCGTGGCCTTTGATCCGCTGGATGGCTCATCCAATATTGATGTGAATGGTCAGATAGGCACGATATTTACGGTATATCCGGCCCGTGATGATGTGCCCCATGATGATGAACGCCAGTTTGCACAACCTGGAAAACAACAGGTTTGTGCTGGCTATGTACTGTATGGACCTTCGTCGATGTTGGTGATGAGTACCGGCGGACCGACGCGCTGTTATACCCTGGATAACACCCATGGTGGTTTCTTACTCACCCAGGAGCAGTTACAGGTACCCGACGACAGCCGTGAGTTTGCGGTAAATATGGCGAATTACCGCTACTGGGGATATCGCACCCAGCGTTACTTTGATCAGTTGTTATTTGCGTCTGAGGCATACAAAAACAGTTCTATTCGTTGGAATGCGGCCATGGTGGGAGATATGCACCGGATATTGAGTCGCGGTGGGCTGTTTCTGTACCCTGAAGACGAACGCAATGGCAACCAAAACGGCAAGATTCGATTGCTTTACGAAGCTAATCCTCTGGCTTTTTTATTGCATCATGCGGGAGGAAAAGCCACTGCACAAGGATGCGATATACTGGCTATGCACCCTCAGACATTGCACCAAAGAGTGCCGGTAGCCGCAGGCTCAGCTAAGCAGGTTAACGACTTTAACAACCTGGTGCCAGTGGAGTCAGCACCATGCTAG
- a CDS encoding polysaccharide lyase family 7 protein, with amino-acid sequence MLDWKSAAIILLVLSSKAPVTNSNEVVTANSNESATAQSNEGVIAKSKDKEVAEAMPQSHSQLGEGKLLGDWSGLTAANKPGQNFDLLGWSLTLPTDLNEDGKADLIFEKPLSNGFELSPLFYTAKDGGMVFASPNQGAKTSKNTKYSRTELREMLRRGNTRIKVKGISKNNWVFSSAHGSVKRDAGGVGGTLEATLAVNRVSVTGDKSKVGRVIIGQIHATDDEPIRLYYRKLPHHERGSIYFAHEINGGDDIWFNVLGSRSSSAADPEEGVALNEKFSYKISVVEESLYLTLIRQHKPNIHHFLDMSNSGYDDNSQYMYFKAGVYNQNNGGEPRDFVQATFYHLHTSH; translated from the coding sequence ATGCTAGATTGGAAATCCGCTGCCATTATTTTGCTCGTTTTATCCAGCAAGGCGCCTGTTACCAATTCTAATGAGGTTGTTACAGCTAATTCTAACGAGAGTGCCACTGCGCAATCCAACGAAGGCGTAATAGCGAAATCTAAAGATAAGGAAGTAGCGGAAGCAATGCCCCAAAGCCACAGTCAATTAGGGGAGGGGAAATTGTTAGGTGATTGGTCCGGGTTGACGGCAGCCAATAAACCCGGACAGAACTTTGACTTACTAGGGTGGAGTTTAACCTTACCGACGGATCTCAATGAGGATGGCAAAGCGGACCTTATCTTTGAAAAACCATTGAGTAATGGGTTCGAATTGAGTCCATTATTCTACACCGCGAAAGACGGCGGCATGGTGTTTGCCAGCCCGAATCAGGGGGCCAAAACCTCAAAAAATACCAAATACTCCAGGACCGAGCTTCGAGAAATGCTCCGCCGTGGCAACACCCGCATTAAAGTCAAAGGGATCAGTAAAAACAATTGGGTGTTCAGTTCTGCGCATGGTTCAGTAAAGCGCGATGCGGGTGGTGTTGGCGGGACGTTAGAGGCTACCCTGGCGGTAAATCGGGTGTCTGTTACGGGAGATAAATCAAAAGTAGGGCGAGTGATTATTGGTCAGATACATGCCACAGATGATGAGCCCATTCGACTTTACTACCGAAAATTGCCGCACCACGAACGGGGCTCAATCTATTTTGCTCATGAAATTAATGGCGGCGACGATATATGGTTCAATGTGTTAGGGTCTCGATCCAGCTCCGCTGCCGATCCAGAAGAGGGGGTCGCGCTGAACGAGAAGTTTAGCTATAAAATATCTGTCGTAGAAGAATCCCTCTATCTCACCCTGATACGTCAACATAAGCCCAATATTCACCATTTTCTGGACATGAGCAACAGTGGCTATGATGACAATAGTCAATACATGTACTTTAAAGCCGGTGTTTACAATCAAAACAATGGTGGAGAGCCGCGGGATTTTGTGCAAGCCACCTTCTATCATTTACATACCAGCCATTAA
- a CDS encoding poly(beta-D-mannuronate) lyase → MNSKRFALCAIALALAGCGTGSDSDNNPNSRGSIALQGIAQTGETLTATVSDPDGISGAVSYIWYADGEIIEGASGASFTLTDAQIGLPITVQAFYTDNIGINESHISTATDDVAAIPFEGSVGIEGDALVGATLTATVSDDNGLENAVIAYQWYADDMMITDAVQASLLLTEQEFGKVISVQVNYTDDRGFTESLQSPATDVVSRVNTPGSVIIVGTPTVGNVLQVEVEDEDGASGDISYQWYANGEVIAGAESATYTVESAYVGQVLTVMVTYVDDNGFAEEILSEPTIEVANVAVDEAGSIAIIGEKPYLSSATLMAQISDNNGVDEANVSYIWFADEVEIEGANDKSFTPAEQAGAVISVMASYTDNDGFSDTVSATLDGVIFTQVVSDAIALTNAVNSGLSDSSVIGLNSNVYTELDEISLTTGVVLKAVEEQTPVITGEICIHVADGVSGAGIEGIAFSDIDIKPESTCATEQDAIIYSEGESFVFTQNTLSDDQSELNQSEMHWLMIAGNDALIERNSFSGRNHAEKGAVIKLASSGSGHVIQYNLFSNSSDNPNFDDSSLYLINLGSTTGSDSADMANFTVQYNRVENFVTGRRMMRVQTSGATIHGNTVVDVNGGISLEDGGFNTVTDNIIIRTTDIDSSNDRPSGVLMTPMGHTVENNYIAGIRSTNKEAGGIVFTANPFSQADGGVPNAGNQAILDGTGDLTLSVKNNTVLNSIQPIVFSTEIGSRAPVGDCDELTADNSPVLYGLTKNFFVIDFDANLIANGLNDDPLAQGLFLPFDASSSDHSFEYDCDLINHGESLFSNNFGFSDSYASGDVEDDYWVDIRNINGNGSFESDGAVDQDPAANGKEAPELVTADNTLTETDPNGAQAIAGAKGLYYITADQVGAGSTWMANDD, encoded by the coding sequence ATGAACTCCAAAAGGTTTGCCTTGTGTGCCATTGCCCTTGCGCTGGCAGGGTGTGGTACAGGCTCAGACTCAGACAATAACCCCAACAGTCGGGGTTCAATCGCTTTACAAGGAATTGCGCAAACAGGTGAAACCCTCACGGCAACCGTATCAGATCCTGATGGAATATCTGGTGCGGTTAGTTACATCTGGTACGCCGATGGCGAAATCATTGAAGGTGCTAGCGGGGCTTCTTTTACGCTTACTGATGCGCAAATTGGTCTTCCAATTACTGTGCAGGCATTTTACACCGATAATATTGGTATTAACGAATCTCATATCAGCACAGCGACAGATGATGTGGCAGCCATTCCTTTTGAGGGCAGTGTCGGTATAGAGGGCGATGCTCTGGTGGGCGCGACCTTGACTGCCACTGTGAGTGACGACAATGGCCTTGAAAATGCGGTAATCGCCTATCAGTGGTATGCCGATGACATGATGATCACCGACGCTGTACAGGCAAGTTTGCTGCTTACCGAGCAAGAGTTTGGCAAAGTGATTAGCGTTCAGGTGAATTATACCGATGACCGTGGTTTTACTGAATCGTTACAATCGCCGGCCACCGATGTGGTATCGCGTGTTAACACGCCGGGTAGTGTCATCATTGTTGGCACCCCAACAGTAGGTAATGTCTTGCAAGTGGAAGTCGAGGATGAAGACGGTGCAAGCGGAGACATTAGCTATCAATGGTATGCCAATGGAGAAGTTATCGCTGGAGCGGAATCTGCTACATACACTGTAGAGTCTGCTTATGTCGGGCAGGTACTGACGGTGATGGTGACCTATGTCGATGACAACGGGTTTGCAGAAGAGATTTTGTCAGAGCCTACTATCGAAGTGGCAAATGTGGCTGTCGATGAAGCCGGTAGCATAGCCATTATTGGAGAAAAACCTTATCTGAGTTCCGCGACTCTGATGGCGCAAATTAGCGACAATAATGGTGTTGACGAAGCTAATGTCTCATATATCTGGTTCGCTGACGAAGTTGAAATCGAAGGCGCCAACGATAAGTCCTTTACTCCCGCAGAACAAGCGGGGGCCGTTATTTCGGTTATGGCCAGCTATACAGATAATGACGGCTTTAGTGATACGGTGAGCGCAACCTTAGATGGCGTGATATTTACCCAAGTTGTATCAGATGCAATCGCCCTTACCAATGCTGTGAATAGTGGTTTATCCGATAGCAGTGTCATTGGCCTCAATAGCAATGTCTACACCGAGCTCGATGAAATCAGTTTGACCACCGGTGTGGTGCTCAAAGCGGTGGAGGAACAAACTCCGGTGATCACCGGTGAAATTTGCATTCACGTCGCAGATGGCGTTAGCGGTGCAGGTATTGAAGGAATTGCGTTTAGCGATATTGATATCAAGCCAGAATCCACCTGCGCGACAGAACAAGATGCAATCATTTACTCTGAGGGTGAAAGCTTTGTCTTTACACAAAATACCCTGTCAGATGATCAGTCAGAGTTAAATCAAAGCGAGATGCATTGGTTAATGATCGCTGGCAACGATGCACTGATCGAGCGCAACAGCTTCTCAGGCCGAAATCATGCAGAAAAAGGGGCGGTGATTAAACTGGCATCTTCTGGTTCAGGCCATGTGATCCAATACAATCTGTTTAGCAACAGCAGCGACAATCCGAATTTTGACGACTCTAGTTTGTACCTCATCAATTTGGGCAGCACTACAGGCAGTGATTCAGCGGACATGGCTAATTTTACGGTACAATACAATCGCGTTGAAAACTTTGTCACCGGACGTCGCATGATGCGAGTGCAAACCAGTGGTGCAACCATTCACGGTAATACGGTAGTCGACGTTAACGGCGGGATTTCTCTGGAAGACGGCGGATTTAATACGGTGACGGATAACATCATTATTCGCACCACGGATATCGATAGTTCCAATGACAGACCCAGCGGTGTTTTGATGACACCCATGGGACATACGGTTGAAAATAACTACATAGCAGGTATCCGCTCTACTAACAAAGAGGCGGGTGGTATCGTGTTTACGGCTAACCCATTCTCGCAAGCCGATGGCGGTGTACCTAACGCGGGCAACCAGGCCATTCTTGACGGTACTGGTGACTTAACCTTGTCAGTGAAAAACAACACAGTGTTGAACTCCATTCAACCCATCGTGTTCAGCACGGAAATAGGCTCTAGAGCGCCAGTTGGGGATTGCGATGAACTGACGGCCGACAATTCTCCGGTATTGTATGGCTTAACCAAGAATTTCTTTGTCATCGATTTTGACGCCAACTTGATTGCCAATGGATTAAATGATGATCCGCTAGCACAAGGCTTATTCTTGCCCTTTGATGCCAGTAGCAGCGATCACTCCTTCGAATACGATTGTGACTTGATCAACCACGGCGAATCATTGTTTTCCAATAACTTTGGTTTTAGTGATAGTTATGCCTCTGGTGATGTGGAAGATGATTATTGGGTGGATATCCGAAATATTAACGGCAACGGTAGCTTTGAGAGTGATGGGGCAGTCGATCAAGACCCGGCAGCCAATGGCAAAGAAGCGCCTGAGCTTGTTACCGCAGACAACACGTTGACCGAGACCGATCCAAACGGCGCACAGGCGATTGCCGGGGCCAAAGGCTTATACTATATCACTGCGGACCAGGTTGGCGCGGGCTCTACCTGGATGGCCAACGATGATTAA
- a CDS encoding TonB-dependent receptor: protein MSFPIEQLKTNVNNTKLTLSPVATSLKICLMAGMANFASGTLHAQESQAEVEQEEAEVIEVVGTRKTIQDQISIKREATTVVDGLSAEDIGDLPALSIGEALESITGAASHRENGGATEITIRGLGPFLSATHINGREATNGSGDRSVNFSQFPSELVKKVAIYKTQDASMIEGGVAGVVSLETLRPLDFGKQRVQGEVKLNYNPDEQNVENALQSDLGYRGTFSYVDQFLLDNGQAVGLSFGVQRQDISQPEAEYRSSSPTGSSLWACLNDPYNTNEGFYRSSAGDCEDQVSGSRNQGYNTDIDPATGQAESAGTPYAWTGSSRSYRQNETSDERDALFFAVQYQPRDDWEINLDAQFSDRIQSEARHDLVWLQKRATPGVTGPTLVTNQVGGILHWEGEERFESAGEQFSREENYRGVGLNVEHFATDKLALTFDVSYSQTKREELQISNRGRTSNRPFFTWDMGEYIPHITVTDFDVTDISNFTDSLRTRIDRENVRENEVVGARLDFDYELDGGAFTNIEGGIRASEMTFVQFGGTQGNGSRTQYTLDTGVTSALDVLQGCQIAFPESSFLSSVSDGNLITHVDASGNVVESGTGASWATYDNVCFSQALVVSNGGEFAYPQVQYENAGTIDVTEKTTAAYIMANYDTELWDKVVRGNFGVRLVDTDVTSIGFRNSFEVVADDAGFLSIVSGDSLERIEGGGDYFEVLPSFNFVMDYSDTILMRAGIYRGMSRVDPGDMGYNRSFITDESNPVSLSDLFVAANGSGNPDSQPLMSWNYDLALEYYPNEDTIFALSLYYKQFQGGFQQQTVIEDFVVDGQTVALPITNSVTSDETSNLFGVEASVAYRWESGLGVKLGYNYADTDFEFEDSNYGNTFVTDVNGTATQLTDGIIPPGSVPGFSEHVFSGQLYYQIGDLDTAIIYKYRSEYFQPYTSNGTRLRYVDEVGVWEMRASYKVNKNIRVKLEAINLFSAPKSQDYYVQDNLGEVNDYGPRLFAGISFKY, encoded by the coding sequence ATGTCGTTTCCAATAGAACAATTAAAGACGAATGTAAACAATACCAAATTGACACTTTCTCCTGTGGCGACCAGTTTAAAGATTTGTCTGATGGCAGGTATGGCTAATTTTGCTTCCGGCACTTTGCACGCTCAGGAAAGTCAGGCTGAAGTAGAGCAAGAAGAAGCTGAAGTGATTGAGGTGGTAGGCACCCGAAAAACCATTCAGGATCAAATCTCAATCAAGCGCGAAGCCACCACGGTGGTGGATGGTTTATCTGCTGAAGATATCGGTGATTTACCGGCTTTATCCATTGGTGAAGCCCTGGAATCCATTACCGGTGCTGCGTCCCATAGAGAAAATGGTGGTGCCACTGAAATCACCATTCGCGGTCTTGGACCGTTCTTGAGCGCCACTCATATTAATGGGCGCGAGGCCACCAATGGCAGTGGTGATCGCTCGGTGAATTTTTCTCAGTTCCCGTCAGAACTGGTGAAGAAAGTGGCTATTTATAAAACTCAAGACGCCTCAATGATTGAGGGCGGGGTTGCCGGCGTGGTTTCTCTTGAAACTCTCAGACCTTTGGATTTCGGGAAACAACGAGTGCAGGGTGAAGTGAAACTGAACTACAACCCGGATGAGCAGAATGTTGAAAACGCTTTGCAGAGTGATCTAGGTTATCGCGGCACGTTCAGTTATGTTGATCAATTCCTACTGGATAACGGGCAGGCTGTCGGCTTGTCATTTGGTGTTCAACGCCAGGATATCTCTCAGCCTGAAGCTGAATATCGCAGCTCCAGCCCAACAGGTTCCTCTTTGTGGGCGTGTCTTAACGATCCCTACAATACTAATGAAGGTTTTTATCGCAGCAGTGCTGGCGATTGTGAGGACCAGGTGAGCGGCAGTCGCAATCAAGGCTACAATACTGATATCGACCCGGCCACCGGGCAGGCGGAAAGTGCCGGTACTCCGTATGCGTGGACCGGCAGTAGCCGTAGTTATCGCCAGAACGAAACTTCGGATGAACGTGATGCGCTGTTTTTTGCCGTACAATATCAGCCTCGTGATGACTGGGAAATTAATCTGGATGCGCAGTTCTCGGATCGCATTCAATCTGAAGCGCGACATGATCTGGTATGGCTACAAAAACGCGCTACTCCAGGCGTTACCGGACCTACGTTGGTGACCAATCAAGTGGGCGGAATCTTACATTGGGAGGGTGAAGAGCGATTCGAGTCAGCAGGAGAACAGTTCTCACGTGAAGAAAATTATCGCGGTGTAGGTTTGAATGTTGAGCACTTTGCTACCGATAAACTGGCGTTAACCTTTGATGTTTCTTACTCTCAAACTAAGCGTGAAGAGTTGCAAATATCTAACCGAGGCCGTACCTCAAACAGGCCTTTTTTCACCTGGGATATGGGCGAGTACATTCCACATATCACAGTGACGGACTTTGATGTTACCGATATCAGCAACTTCACTGACAGTTTACGTACCCGAATCGACAGAGAGAACGTTCGAGAGAATGAAGTCGTCGGGGCGAGACTGGATTTCGACTATGAGTTAGACGGTGGTGCCTTTACCAATATTGAAGGGGGGATTCGTGCGTCAGAAATGACCTTTGTGCAATTTGGTGGCACTCAGGGTAATGGCTCACGTACACAATATACTTTGGACACTGGCGTGACTTCGGCACTTGATGTGTTACAAGGCTGCCAGATAGCATTCCCGGAAAGCAGCTTTTTATCCAGCGTCTCGGATGGCAATTTGATTACTCATGTTGATGCATCAGGCAATGTGGTGGAAAGCGGCACGGGAGCCTCCTGGGCTACCTATGATAACGTTTGTTTTTCGCAAGCGCTGGTGGTGTCCAACGGTGGTGAGTTTGCCTATCCACAAGTGCAATATGAAAACGCGGGTACTATCGACGTAACGGAGAAAACCACGGCAGCTTACATCATGGCTAATTATGATACTGAGCTGTGGGACAAGGTGGTTCGCGGTAATTTTGGTGTGCGTCTGGTGGATACCGACGTGACCTCAATTGGCTTTAGAAATTCTTTTGAAGTTGTCGCAGATGATGCGGGCTTTTTGAGCATCGTTTCAGGCGATTCACTGGAGCGCATTGAGGGAGGCGGTGATTATTTCGAAGTATTGCCCAGCTTTAACTTCGTTATGGATTACAGCGATACCATTTTAATGCGTGCCGGCATCTATCGAGGTATGTCTAGAGTTGATCCCGGTGACATGGGATACAATCGTTCATTTATCACGGATGAATCTAATCCTGTCTCTCTATCGGACTTATTCGTTGCGGCGAATGGTTCAGGTAACCCGGACAGCCAACCTTTAATGTCCTGGAATTACGACTTAGCATTAGAGTATTACCCCAATGAGGATACGATTTTTGCCCTCAGTTTGTACTATAAACAATTCCAAGGTGGCTTTCAGCAACAAACCGTCATTGAGGACTTTGTGGTTGATGGTCAGACAGTGGCGTTACCTATTACCAATTCAGTAACCAGTGATGAAACAAGCAATTTGTTCGGCGTAGAAGCATCAGTGGCGTACCGCTGGGAGAGTGGTTTAGGGGTTAAACTCGGTTATAACTATGCCGATACCGATTTTGAATTTGAAGACAGTAATTATGGCAATACTTTCGTTACTGATGTGAATGGTACGGCCACGCAACTAACTGACGGCATTATTCCGCCTGGCTCAGTACCGGGATTCTCGGAGCATGTATTCAGTGGCCAGCTGTATTACCAAATAGGTGATCTGGATACCGCCATTATTTACAAGTATCGCAGTGAGTATTTCCAGCCCTATACCAGTAACGGTACACGCTTGCGTTACGTTGATGAAGTTGGCGTATGGGAGATGCGAGCGTCTTACAAGGTCAACAAAAATATTCGGGTAAAACTGGAAGCTATCAACCTGTTTAGCGCGCCTAAGTCACAAGATTATTATGTCCAGGATAACCTGGGTGAAGTTAATGATTATGGCCCTAGACTGTTCGCCGGGATTAGTTTCAAGTATTAA